In Halobaculum halobium, a genomic segment contains:
- a CDS encoding Htur_1727 family rSAM-partnered candidate RiPP yields MTDADQRTHTARRVRVDEPRADDSTEWEVFLRGSAADPLRHAGSVTAPSSDVAHEQASTLFPDASTLWLMRSDSVARFTERDLGVEYDGDAAAAGDGGVES; encoded by the coding sequence ATGACCGACGCGGACCAACGGACCCACACGGCCAGGCGCGTGCGGGTTGACGAGCCCCGGGCGGACGACTCCACGGAGTGGGAGGTGTTCCTCCGCGGATCGGCCGCCGATCCGCTCCGGCACGCGGGCAGCGTCACCGCACCATCATCCGACGTGGCACACGAGCAAGCGAGCACGCTCTTCCCGGATGCCTCCACGCTGTGGCTGATGCGAAGCGACAGTGTCGCCCGTTTCACCGAACGCGACCTCGGCGTGGAGTACGACGGGGACGCGGCCGCAGCCGGCGACGGGGGTGTCGAATCGTGA
- a CDS encoding glycosyltransferase family 2 protein: MTYRDATVGVVIPAYNEMDFVGDVIEGLPTFVDRVYPVDDSSDDDTWSAITETAEQVNDRQSPTKPFDRVVVPMRHTENRGAGAAALTGYRAALNDDLDVVASLDGDDQMDPAFLPNLLDPVVEGRVAYAKGDRLASREYVREMSRWRLFGNLLLTGLTRVASGYWRLRDPQNGYTAVSTDVLDRIDLDRLYEQYGFRNDVLVHLSVTDCRVADVPHPARYGDETSGIVYSSFAPNLSILLARRFLWRLGRQSVAGEFGPAASFVAGIAGLAGAARGRVPSLGGDRSPERAAISADGGRDQSHVDVGRTAIWAVLGLFLLCLGSVLDARRRTGSIVRVRADADSERHADLTSTLGSRTRSEAEPGHEAD; the protein is encoded by the coding sequence GTGACCTACCGGGACGCGACCGTCGGAGTCGTCATTCCGGCGTACAACGAGATGGACTTCGTCGGCGACGTGATCGAGGGGCTCCCAACGTTCGTCGACAGAGTGTATCCCGTCGATGATTCCTCAGATGACGATACCTGGAGCGCGATCACGGAGACGGCCGAGCAGGTAAACGACCGGCAATCCCCTACGAAACCGTTTGATCGGGTGGTCGTCCCGATGCGGCACACCGAGAACCGCGGCGCTGGCGCTGCCGCGCTCACGGGCTACCGGGCGGCGCTGAACGACGATCTGGACGTGGTCGCGTCGCTCGACGGCGACGACCAGATGGACCCGGCATTCCTCCCCAACCTGCTGGACCCCGTCGTCGAGGGCCGGGTTGCGTACGCGAAAGGCGACCGACTGGCCTCCCGAGAGTACGTTCGCGAGATGTCGCGCTGGCGGCTGTTCGGAAACCTCCTACTCACGGGGCTCACCCGGGTCGCGAGCGGCTACTGGCGGCTCCGCGACCCGCAGAACGGGTACACTGCCGTGTCGACGGACGTGCTCGACCGGATCGACCTGGACAGGCTCTACGAGCAGTACGGGTTCCGAAACGACGTCTTGGTCCACCTGAGCGTCACCGACTGCCGAGTCGCGGACGTCCCGCACCCGGCCCGCTACGGAGACGAAACGAGCGGGATCGTCTACTCCTCGTTCGCCCCGAACCTCTCGATCCTGTTGGCCCGCCGATTCCTGTGGCGGCTCGGCCGCCAGTCGGTCGCAGGTGAGTTCGGCCCAGCGGCGTCCTTCGTGGCCGGCATCGCCGGACTCGCCGGAGCCGCCCGCGGACGGGTGCCCTCGCTAGGTGGCGATCGTTCGCCGGAACGTGCGGCAATCTCAGCAGACGGCGGCCGTGATCAGTCTCACGTCGACGTCGGTCGGACGGCAATCTGGGCCGTTCTCGGACTGTTCCTGCTCTGTCTCGGCTCGGTGCTCGATGCTCGCCGGCGGACGGGGTCGATAGTCCGGGTTCGTGCGGACGCGGACTCGGAGAGACACGCCGACCTCACGTCGACGCTTGGGTCCCGGACCCGTTCCGAGGCGGAGCCCGGCCACGAGGCCGATTGA
- the wecB gene encoding non-hydrolyzing UDP-N-acetylglucosamine 2-epimerase codes for MSAPESVVVVAGTRPEFVKLAPVVAALDRTDRFETILVHSGQHYDDLLSERLRESVSLPRPDEHLGVGSGSHAAQTGELVAGIGDLLSKHEPTYTIAQGDTNTVLAAAIAASKCPTTFCHVEAGLRSGDREMPEETNRVLADHVEGFSFAPTEQAAENLRREGVTEDVYVTGNTVVDACRKNIAEARAGSDVLDRFGLAEGEYIAATIHRPRNVDDATRLRQIVSALEDAPLPVIFPAHPRTEKQLSRVGSSSEGSLRVVDPLEYLDFLRLLDGATAVVTDSGGVQEEASLLSVPCLTVRPNTERPKTVEAGVNVLVEPEMLDEKLRTVVYDPDRREAMTGARDLYGDGRAGERIARLLAYRLGEESPDLDAHGIDDLLETAAE; via the coding sequence ATGAGCGCCCCAGAGTCGGTGGTCGTGGTCGCCGGGACGCGCCCCGAGTTCGTCAAGCTCGCACCGGTGGTCGCCGCCCTCGACCGAACCGATCGATTTGAAACGATCCTCGTCCACAGCGGTCAACACTACGACGACCTGTTGAGTGAGCGGCTCCGCGAGTCCGTCTCGCTGCCCCGACCGGACGAACACCTCGGCGTCGGTAGCGGCTCTCACGCCGCTCAAACCGGCGAACTCGTCGCCGGCATCGGCGACCTGCTTTCGAAACACGAGCCGACCTACACGATCGCACAAGGCGACACCAACACGGTGTTGGCGGCCGCCATCGCCGCGAGCAAGTGTCCGACGACCTTCTGTCACGTCGAGGCCGGCCTTCGCAGCGGGGACCGCGAGATGCCCGAGGAAACGAACCGCGTGCTCGCCGATCACGTCGAGGGGTTCTCCTTCGCGCCCACGGAACAGGCGGCCGAGAACCTCCGTCGCGAGGGAGTCACCGAGGACGTGTACGTCACCGGAAACACCGTCGTCGACGCCTGCCGGAAGAACATCGCAGAGGCGCGCGCCGGTTCGGACGTCCTCGATCGCTTCGGCCTTGCGGAGGGGGAGTACATCGCCGCAACGATTCACCGCCCGAGGAACGTCGATGACGCGACGCGCCTCCGACAGATCGTTTCGGCCCTCGAAGACGCTCCGCTGCCGGTGATCTTCCCCGCACATCCCCGTACCGAAAAGCAACTCAGTCGCGTGGGATCCAGTTCCGAGGGATCGCTGCGCGTCGTCGATCCACTGGAGTACCTCGATTTCCTCCGTCTGCTCGACGGAGCGACGGCCGTCGTCACCGACTCCGGCGGCGTCCAAGAGGAAGCGAGCCTGCTGTCGGTCCCGTGTCTCACCGTCCGCCCGAACACGGAACGCCCCAAGACCGTCGAGGCAGGGGTGAACGTCCTCGTCGAGCCCGAGATGCTGGACGAGAAACTCCGGACCGTCGTGTACGACCCCGACCGCCGGGAGGCGATGACCGGCGCGCGCGACCTCTACGGCGACGGCCGCGCCGGCGAGCGTATCGCCCGCCTGCTCGCGTACCGGTTGGGCGAGGAATCGCCCGACCTCGACGCTCACGGGATCGACGACCTCCTCGAAACGGCGGCCGAGTGA
- a CDS encoding NAD-dependent epimerase/dehydratase family protein produces the protein MSEALVTGATGFLGSRLCRRLVDRGWSVTATRRAESDVSVLADVDVEWVHADVLDGDAVHEAVAGHDRVFHLAGVGLASADAETVRRVNEEGTRLVVEACEAAGVERLLFTSTAGTRRRSDGKPADETDHAEPIGAYQESKAAAERVVDRAADRGLDAVTVHPTSVFGPGDEEFTGRLLRLALDPRMVAYLPGGASFVSLDDAVDGVLAAMEHGTAGEHYLLGGENLPYGDALGVIADHGDGHRPPLRVPATLIHAAGPVVGVLNDVTGLRLFPFDGEMARLATRKLFYSSAKAERDLGYAARPLGSHVKETIEWYRRED, from the coding sequence ATGTCTGAGGCGCTAGTTACCGGGGCGACGGGCTTTCTCGGCTCACGGCTGTGCCGTCGGCTCGTCGACCGCGGCTGGTCGGTGACGGCCACGCGCCGTGCGGAATCGGACGTAAGCGTGCTCGCGGACGTTGACGTCGAGTGGGTCCACGCGGACGTCCTCGACGGCGACGCGGTCCACGAGGCCGTCGCGGGCCACGACCGGGTCTTTCACCTCGCTGGCGTCGGCCTCGCGTCCGCCGACGCCGAGACGGTTCGTCGGGTGAACGAGGAGGGAACTCGGCTGGTCGTAGAGGCGTGCGAGGCCGCCGGCGTCGAGCGGCTCCTCTTCACAAGTACCGCGGGAACGCGCCGTCGATCGGACGGGAAGCCGGCCGATGAGACCGACCACGCCGAGCCCATCGGCGCCTACCAGGAGTCGAAAGCGGCCGCCGAGCGAGTCGTCGACCGAGCGGCCGATCGCGGGCTCGACGCGGTCACGGTCCACCCCACGTCCGTATTCGGCCCGGGCGACGAGGAGTTCACTGGTCGGCTGCTCCGGTTGGCGCTGGATCCGCGCATGGTCGCGTACCTTCCAGGGGGCGCGAGCTTCGTCTCGCTTGACGACGCCGTCGACGGCGTCCTCGCGGCCATGGAACACGGTACGGCGGGCGAACACTACCTCCTCGGTGGAGAGAACCTCCCGTACGGTGATGCGCTCGGAGTCATCGCCGACCACGGCGACGGACACCGCCCGCCGCTGCGGGTCCCCGCGACGCTTATTCACGCCGCCGGCCCGGTGGTCGGCGTCCTCAACGACGTCACCGGACTGCGGCTGTTCCCGTTCGACGGCGAGATGGCCCGGTTGGCGACTCGGAAGCTGTTCTACTCCTCGGCGAAGGCCGAGCGCGACCTCGGATACGCGGCCCGACCGCTCGGGTCACACGTGAAAGAGACGATCGAGTGGTACCGCCGCGAGGACTGA
- a CDS encoding Gfo/Idh/MocA family protein, translating to MSDPLDLGILGLGNIGTVHLQTARAMDGVRVTAVADAVPANRRRARSLGVDETYDDYRDLLAEATVDAVVVALPPFLHEDAVVAAAESGRHAFVEKPFATDLESADRMIDAAEGAGVSLGVDHTIRYFPAVVEMKRVYDEGRLGHVPMASIGRVNGWPFERPPASRSIPDWQLDADATGGGALLDLGVHLFDVLEWFFGDLEVAHASTARQLDLPYEDTAVVVLESPQTGTLATLQCGFFQWEEPPEINMRFRLDGVAETLSNGEFVPDNLTLHAAKSGLSNAWRRATGQDPEYFGPTYYYRAHFRALADFVEAVQTGETPPVGPAEGRRTLELVARAYELAGRTDEREVVTP from the coding sequence ATGAGCGACCCCCTCGATCTGGGAATACTCGGCCTCGGGAACATCGGGACGGTGCACCTCCAGACGGCGCGGGCCATGGACGGCGTCCGGGTCACGGCGGTCGCAGACGCGGTGCCGGCGAACCGACGCCGCGCTCGCTCGCTCGGCGTCGACGAGACGTACGACGACTACCGGGACCTTCTCGCGGAGGCGACCGTCGATGCGGTCGTCGTCGCGCTGCCGCCGTTCCTCCACGAGGACGCGGTCGTAGCCGCCGCTGAATCGGGGCGACACGCCTTCGTCGAGAAGCCGTTCGCGACCGACCTCGAATCGGCCGACCGGATGATCGACGCCGCCGAGGGCGCAGGCGTCTCGCTGGGCGTCGATCACACCATCCGGTACTTCCCGGCCGTAGTCGAGATGAAGCGCGTGTACGACGAGGGCCGCCTCGGACACGTCCCGATGGCGAGCATCGGACGCGTGAACGGCTGGCCGTTCGAGCGGCCGCCCGCCTCGCGGTCGATTCCGGACTGGCAGCTCGACGCCGACGCGACCGGCGGCGGCGCCCTGCTCGATCTTGGCGTCCACCTGTTCGACGTGTTGGAGTGGTTCTTCGGTGACCTGGAAGTGGCGCACGCCTCGACCGCGCGACAGCTCGACCTCCCGTACGAGGACACCGCGGTCGTCGTCCTCGAGTCGCCGCAGACGGGGACGCTCGCGACGCTGCAGTGCGGCTTCTTCCAGTGGGAGGAACCGCCGGAAATCAACATGCGCTTTCGCCTCGACGGCGTCGCCGAGACCCTCTCGAACGGCGAGTTCGTGCCGGACAACCTCACGCTGCACGCGGCGAAGTCGGGGCTGTCGAACGCCTGGCGCCGCGCGACCGGGCAGGACCCGGAGTACTTCGGCCCGACCTACTATTACCGGGCGCACTTCCGGGCGCTCGCTGACTTCGTTGAGGCGGTCCAGACGGGCGAGACACCACCGGTTGGGCCGGCCGAAGGGCGCCGAACGCTGGAGCTGGTTGCCCGAGCCTACGAACTTGCCGGCCGCACGGACGAACGAGAGGTGGTGACCCCGTGA
- a CDS encoding glycosyltransferase family 2 protein, giving the protein MVELSVVVPTLKSREDVESVRYLARGTFDDYEVLLQDESPVTCARNEGIRRASAEKIVFLDDDSRPARDYLDHASAVLDEAPAYAGRTVHPREDLFSRHFTPHYHDGIEAASVDCFWGCNMGVRREVFETVGGWDEGMRWGHEEKELADRVRSAFEIRYDPRVAVEHPYADSVLEYWNKQYRLETQTPYYWRRRGLTAGECARRIADDALDPRAYLRTDAVATGVQIGARFANTAGRIVGLVSILGPRSTTGDVPAFEPRDPDDAEEVERSRRSPAG; this is encoded by the coding sequence ATGGTCGAGCTGAGCGTCGTCGTCCCGACGCTGAAGTCGCGTGAGGACGTCGAGTCGGTCCGATATCTGGCGCGCGGAACCTTCGACGACTACGAGGTCCTCCTCCAAGACGAGAGCCCGGTCACGTGTGCGAGAAACGAGGGGATCCGGCGCGCGTCAGCAGAAAAGATCGTCTTTCTCGACGACGACTCACGCCCCGCGCGAGACTATCTCGACCACGCCAGCGCCGTGCTGGATGAGGCGCCGGCCTACGCCGGGCGCACGGTCCACCCGCGCGAGGACCTGTTCTCGCGTCACTTCACGCCCCACTACCACGACGGGATCGAGGCCGCCTCAGTCGACTGTTTCTGGGGGTGCAACATGGGTGTCCGGCGCGAGGTGTTCGAGACTGTCGGCGGCTGGGACGAAGGGATGCGCTGGGGCCACGAGGAGAAGGAGCTGGCCGACCGCGTCCGTTCGGCCTTTGAGATCCGATACGACCCCCGCGTCGCCGTCGAGCACCCGTATGCGGACTCGGTGCTCGAGTACTGGAACAAGCAGTACCGGTTGGAGACGCAGACGCCGTACTATTGGCGCAGACGCGGGCTGACCGCCGGCGAGTGTGCTCGACGGATCGCCGACGACGCGCTCGACCCGCGGGCGTATCTCCGCACTGACGCCGTCGCCACCGGCGTGCAGATCGGCGCGCGCTTCGCCAACACCGCGGGGCGGATCGTCGGGTTGGTCTCGATCCTCGGCCCGCGGTCGACCACCGGCGACGTCCCCGCGTTCGAGCCGCGAGACCCCGACGACGCGGAGGAAGTCGAACGTTCGCGGCGGTCGCCTGCCGGATGA
- a CDS encoding metal-dependent hydrolase, whose amino-acid sequence MFPWDHLAIGYVAVSLLFRIRGRRVGALACAALALGSQFPDLVDKPLAWAFTVLPGGTTLAHSVFVAVPLSAAVYVLARHRARASVGAAFGVAYVLHLPADLLYGPLATGDPIRVGAVLWPLVSTPGTAAGGGLLSNTIYFITRYYAYLDSPRAIGFLLLEVGLILAALALWVDDGTPGLREASTAARRVLA is encoded by the coding sequence GTGTTCCCGTGGGACCATCTCGCGATCGGGTACGTCGCGGTCTCGCTGCTGTTCCGGATCCGCGGCCGTCGCGTCGGCGCGCTCGCGTGCGCCGCACTCGCCCTCGGGTCGCAGTTCCCGGACCTCGTCGACAAGCCGCTCGCGTGGGCGTTCACGGTTCTTCCGGGCGGGACGACACTCGCTCACTCGGTGTTCGTTGCCGTGCCGCTGTCGGCGGCAGTGTACGTCCTCGCACGTCATCGCGCCCGCGCCAGCGTCGGCGCGGCGTTCGGGGTCGCCTACGTACTGCACCTCCCGGCGGATCTCCTCTACGGACCGCTCGCCACGGGTGACCCGATCCGGGTCGGGGCGGTGTTGTGGCCGCTCGTTTCGACGCCCGGCACGGCTGCGGGGGGCGGGCTCCTCTCGAACACGATCTACTTTATCACCCGATACTACGCGTACCTCGACTCCCCGCGTGCGATCGGGTTCCTCCTGCTGGAGGTCGGGTTGATCCTCGCGGCGCTGGCGCTGTGGGTCGACGACGGGACGCCCGGTCTTCGCGAGGCGTCGACGGCGGCGCGCCGGGTGCTGGCGTGA